The following nucleotide sequence is from Candidatus Flexicrinis affinis.
GCGTCACGTATCCAACATCGGACATGCTGATGCGGCACTACTAGCCGGTGTGTGCGCCTAGACGCTCAAGCTCCGCAACTTCTTCCGAAGCGCGTCCATGACAGCATCCGCCTCGGCCATAGCGGCCCGCGCGGAGGCCACGGTCGCGCCCGGCTCATGCAGCGCGCTCAGGATAATCTGCTCGGCGGCGACAAAAGCGGTGGCGGCATCTGGGAGGCGGTCCGCAATACTGCGAGGGATCACCGCAACGCCGTTCAGGTCGGCGTGGATCAGGTCGTCGGGATAGACGGTTAAGCCACCCACGCGCACTGGCGTGTGCACGTCGAGGATATGGATGTACCCGTGCGACGCCACCGCGCCATCGGTAAACACCGGAAAGCTCAGCCGCTCGACCTGATCGAGATCACGCCCCGGGCCGTTGGTGATCAGCCCGACCGCGCCGAACGTGCGATAGGTCGTGCACATGATCTCACCGAACGTCGCGGCGACTGGCGGTCCATCGAGGTCTTGAAACACAACGACAGCAGGGCCAGACAGCTCGACAAACCGATCGACTTGTTGGGTCAGATGATGATTGGCATCGCCCTCTTTGCGGGGCGCCGCCGTACGGCACGTCGCCGTAGCCGCGAACCCGACCATCGGCGGCAGTTTTGGGAACACTGCGCGTATCGATTTATCCATGAAGCCGACCGTGTGTGACTGCACGCCGAATAGTTCAACGACGTTGCAGATCGTCGGCGTGTCGTATTTGCTCAGGTCATGGCAGAGTGCATTCCAGTCCGTCATCGCTATTCCCTTGTTTTCGCTGCGAAATGTGCATCGTATAGGCGCTGGCAGGCCTGCGCTCGCGTCAAATCATCGCCGTACGCAGCATCTGGCAGCGCATCATAGCTGTCGAAGAACCCGCGCGCGCCGCACCATTGGACGGCGCTGACCCACCTTGCATCGGTCGTCATATCGACGTCGTTGAAGAAGCAGATCATGACGCCGCGATCAAGCAGCCTACGCTGCAGCATGTCGATGTCAAGCTGCCCGGGCGACGTGCCGGACTCGAGGGCGAGCACGGCAGCAAATCCGACAACCTCTCCGATGTGCATCTGCAACGTGTTCTGTCGCAGGACTCCCCACGCCACGTGCGTTACCGACACGCATACGGCGACCAACAGATTGTCGATGTGCTCAGGCAGCAGCACGCGATACGGCACGCATCCGGGCCGCGACTGTTCCATCAGGAACATCTGCCCGTCGGGCAGCGTCCCGGGACGGCGCTCTGCCGAACACGCCAGTGAGTCCAGCGGGAAGTCCGTGAACGCGATGCTGTCCGCGTACGTGGGAGCGCGCAGCTTCCCGGGCGCCAGCGAGGCGTCGTATTCCGTGAACGTGTATCGCCCGACAATCCGCCGGCCCTCACGCGCATAGATGTAGTCCGGAAATCCAGCGCTTTCCGTAAACTCGTCGGCGGCGAGCCCCCACTGACGCGCAGACGCCCGCAGGTCTTCCGGCATATCCGGATCGTTCTGCATGAAATACAGGATGCCCAGCGCATGATCGCGGTGCTGCCGTGCGATGGCGCGCCGGGTCTCCCAGTCCGCTTCGGGATAGGCGTAATTGGCGCCGGGAAAGGTCGCCGCATTCCAACTGCGCTTGCGATTCGGCAGCGGATGACCATGAATGATGTGGTCCCGCGCGACCATGTCGTGCGGCGAGTCCGTCAAGAAGCGGTTATGCAGCGCGTACGGGACGCCAGCATACTGATCGGGAGACTGCGCGATGGCGAGATACGCTGCGCGGTCATACGCCGGGGGACGTTCGATCGGTAGGCGATTGGCCGGGTCGTCAGTCAGGCACACGCGGTAGCTGTACGCCTGGATGCGGTGATCGCCCTCACCCGTGCTGCCGCTGAACAAGCCCATCGTCGTCCACTTGGGATACAACCTCAGTCGACCTTCCGCCGCATCAATCGGGAATTTGCCGTGCAGCCACTGCGTGAAGATGCGGCCCGCATGTGTCTCGCCGTACTCCGTGCGCGACTCACGCCCGACACGGTACGGCACGCCGGCCAGCGCCGCAAAGTCGCCTTCGTCGCTGGCGTCGACAAACACCCGCGCTTCGAGGCGCGTACGTGTTCCATCTGAGAACGCCGCAACTGTCACGGCATTGAGGGTGCGTCCGGCCCGCTCGACCGAAACCGGATGAACGCCCCGCAGCACGGTGATGTTCGACTGCTCGGACACCAATCCTTCGATGATCTCGCGCGCCACATGCGGCTCAAACGTCAAGAACGGATCCTGCGGATTGAGCGATACGCACGTCTGGTACTGCGGGCTGTCCTCGCCGTAGCGGGTGCGGTAGTACGACTTGACGCGATTCCGGAATTCCTCGATCAACGGCGCACGAACGCCGGGGAAGTGCGTCTCAAGCGCGCCCAACGACGGAAACGAACCCCCAAGCGCGCTTCCCGTGCACGTGATGACGACGCGCAATCCTTCGGCGGTGGCGCGCACTGCAGCACACACGCCCGCCATCGTTTCGCCAATTACGACGAGGTCCGTGCGAACTGTCGTTACTTCACCCACGCGTGTACACCTTGACTGGCGGCATCGCGATCGCCGGTCGTGGGGGGTTCATCCTTCGGGA
It contains:
- a CDS encoding RraA family protein — protein: MTDWNALCHDLSKYDTPTICNVVELFGVQSHTVGFMDKSIRAVFPKLPPMVGFAATATCRTAAPRKEGDANHHLTQQVDRFVELSGPAVVVFQDLDGPPVAATFGEIMCTTYRTFGAVGLITNGPGRDLDQVERLSFPVFTDGAVASHGYIHILDVHTPVRVGGLTVYPDDLIHADLNGVAVIPRSIADRLPDAATAFVAAEQIILSALHEPGATVASARAAMAEADAVMDALRKKLRSLSV
- a CDS encoding FAD-dependent oxidoreductase — its product is MGEVTTVRTDLVVIGETMAGVCAAVRATAEGLRVVITCTGSALGGSFPSLGALETHFPGVRAPLIEEFRNRVKSYYRTRYGEDSPQYQTCVSLNPQDPFLTFEPHVAREIIEGLVSEQSNITVLRGVHPVSVERAGRTLNAVTVAAFSDGTRTRLEARVFVDASDEGDFAALAGVPYRVGRESRTEYGETHAGRIFTQWLHGKFPIDAAEGRLRLYPKWTTMGLFSGSTGEGDHRIQAYSYRVCLTDDPANRLPIERPPAYDRAAYLAIAQSPDQYAGVPYALHNRFLTDSPHDMVARDHIIHGHPLPNRKRSWNAATFPGANYAYPEADWETRRAIARQHRDHALGILYFMQNDPDMPEDLRASARQWGLAADEFTESAGFPDYIYAREGRRIVGRYTFTEYDASLAPGKLRAPTYADSIAFTDFPLDSLACSAERRPGTLPDGQMFLMEQSRPGCVPYRVLLPEHIDNLLVAVCVSVTHVAWGVLRQNTLQMHIGEVVGFAAVLALESGTSPGQLDIDMLQRRLLDRGVMICFFNDVDMTTDARWVSAVQWCGARGFFDSYDALPDAAYGDDLTRAQACQRLYDAHFAAKTRE